Proteins from a genomic interval of Kitasatospora herbaricolor:
- a CDS encoding GlxA family transcriptional regulator produces the protein MPQSPHRVVVAAFPGVELLDVTGPAEVFSVATRVAGPDRPGYVVQIATADGAPVPTSSGVRLMADLTLGAVDGRVDTLLVAGAIDLVGDTVEPVIDREVTAWLRTVAPRAGRVGSICAGAHLLAAAGLLDGRPATTHWLTAARLAAEHPDVAVDPDPIFIRSGRVWTCAGVTSGMDMALAMVAEDHGQALALGTARMMVMYVKRSGGQSQFSVPLSVQSAGGDRIDDLRVWIAEHLTEDLSAETLAARLHLSVRHFSRLFRRRTATTPAAYVESARLESARRLLEETDLGLPEIAAASGLGSVDTLHRSFQRRLGTTPAEYRRRF, from the coding sequence ATGCCCCAGTCGCCCCACCGAGTCGTCGTCGCCGCCTTCCCAGGCGTCGAACTCCTCGATGTCACCGGACCGGCTGAGGTGTTCTCGGTCGCCACCCGTGTCGCCGGACCCGACCGGCCCGGCTACGTCGTGCAGATCGCCACCGCCGACGGCGCACCGGTCCCGACCTCAAGCGGTGTGCGCCTGATGGCCGACCTCACCCTCGGGGCGGTGGACGGCCGGGTGGACACCCTGCTCGTGGCGGGCGCGATCGACCTGGTCGGCGACACGGTGGAGCCGGTGATCGACCGGGAAGTCACCGCCTGGCTCCGCACGGTGGCGCCCCGGGCAGGCCGGGTCGGGTCGATCTGCGCGGGTGCGCACCTGCTGGCCGCGGCAGGGCTGCTCGACGGCCGGCCCGCCACGACCCACTGGCTCACCGCGGCCCGCTTGGCGGCCGAGCACCCGGACGTCGCGGTCGACCCCGATCCGATCTTCATCCGCTCCGGGCGCGTATGGACCTGCGCCGGCGTCACCTCGGGGATGGACATGGCGCTCGCGATGGTCGCCGAGGACCACGGTCAGGCGCTCGCGCTCGGCACCGCCCGGATGATGGTCATGTACGTCAAACGCTCCGGCGGGCAGAGCCAGTTCAGCGTGCCGCTCTCGGTCCAGAGCGCCGGCGGTGACCGCATCGACGACCTACGGGTGTGGATCGCCGAGCACCTCACCGAGGACCTCTCGGCCGAAACCCTCGCCGCCAGGCTGCACCTGAGCGTGCGCCACTTCTCCCGCCTGTTCCGCCGACGTACCGCCACCACACCGGCCGCCTACGTCGAGTCCGCCCGCCTGGAGTCCGCCCGCCGACTGCTGGAGGAGACCGACCTCGGCCTCCCGGAGATCGCGGCCGCCAGCGGCCTGGGCTCCGTGGACACGCTGCACCGCTCATTCCAGCGACGTCTGGGCACCACCCCGGCCGAGTACCGCCGCCGCTTCTGA
- a CDS encoding TipAS antibiotic-recognition domain-containing protein — protein sequence MGNQYEEECRRSLAEEQAKSLAETNNWDHVDRPQVHQDWDVLYREIAACLDGSLPGDSRIQELVGRHFGIACRFYAPSTQAYVGMALFYAEDDAMREFHNSYHPRMVEFLGEAMRIFAERRAGFTS from the coding sequence ATGGGGAATCAGTACGAGGAAGAGTGTCGTCGGTCGTTGGCCGAAGAGCAGGCGAAGAGCCTCGCCGAGACCAACAACTGGGACCACGTCGACAGGCCTCAGGTCCACCAGGACTGGGACGTGCTGTACCGGGAGATCGCGGCCTGCCTGGACGGCTCCCTGCCTGGGGACTCCCGGATCCAGGAGCTCGTCGGTCGGCATTTCGGCATAGCCTGCCGATTCTACGCCCCCAGTACGCAAGCATACGTCGGGATGGCACTCTTCTACGCGGAGGACGACGCCATGAGGGAGTTTCACAACTCGTACCATCCCAGGATGGTGGAATTCCTGGGTGAGGCGATGAGGATTTTCGCCGAACGGCGAGCCGGCTTCACCTCGTAG
- a CDS encoding MBL fold metallo-hydrolase: protein MSRTKVVPIPVLGRHAVNAYLLLGRRPVIVDAGTPGSGRKIYEQIAAHGVDPSEISLIVLTHGHIDHFGSAAELHRLTGAPVAGHVADLGPYRSGRVREPYLPTGPMGRLMDRNKNLHVRAEPVEPGVLISGETSLEDFGIAGRIMPTPGHTAGAVSVLTDEGDLVAGDLIANSFMGLIPGKPANPPFHDDPRQNLASLRAMLALGPTALHVGHGTALDPARVRRWAEREHERLARLESAGRLPLREEEPSR, encoded by the coding sequence ATGTCCCGTACGAAGGTCGTCCCCATCCCGGTCCTGGGCCGGCACGCCGTCAACGCCTACCTGCTGCTCGGCCGCCGGCCCGTCATCGTCGACGCCGGGACTCCCGGCAGCGGCCGGAAGATCTACGAGCAGATCGCCGCACACGGCGTCGACCCCTCCGAGATCTCGCTGATCGTCCTCACCCACGGCCACATCGACCACTTCGGCTCCGCCGCAGAACTGCACCGCCTCACCGGCGCACCCGTCGCCGGCCACGTCGCCGACCTCGGTCCCTACCGCAGCGGCCGGGTCCGCGAACCGTACCTGCCCACCGGCCCGATGGGCCGGCTGATGGACCGCAACAAGAACCTGCACGTCCGGGCCGAACCGGTCGAACCCGGCGTACTGATCAGCGGCGAGACGAGCCTGGAGGACTTCGGGATCGCCGGCCGCATCATGCCCACCCCCGGGCACACCGCCGGAGCCGTCTCCGTCCTCACCGACGAGGGCGACCTCGTCGCGGGCGACCTCATCGCCAACTCCTTCATGGGCCTGATCCCCGGCAAACCGGCCAACCCGCCCTTCCACGACGACCCCCGCCAGAACCTCGCCAGCCTGCGCGCGATGCTCGCCCTGGGCCCCACCGCACTGCACGTCGGCCACGGCACCGCGCTGGACCCCGCCCGGGTACGACGCTGGGCGGAGCGCGAGCACGAGCGCCTGGCCAGGCTGGAGTCCGCCGGCCGCCTCCCCCTCCGAGAGGAGGAACCGTCCCGATGA